From Brachyspira pilosicoli, a single genomic window includes:
- a CDS encoding RnfABCDGE type electron transport complex subunit B, whose product MVTSILVASISSALIALILAVLLIFSSKIFRVEVDERVTEVTEMLPGANCGGCGYPGCAQFAKALVADEAPVDGCSVGGAATAEAVAKYLGKVTPPQKERTRAYIFCHGHKDIAKSNQVYNGAQTCVSAVMAGGNKDCSYGCVGFYDCMKACDFGAIIKSETGVPIIVEDKCVSCGACVKACPQKLIEIHPVAQKFHVYCKSKDKGPIAKKACDKACIGCSICVKNTKEGGMRMENNLAIVNYEDYAITEESIAKCPTKAITDERVNSVVNL is encoded by the coding sequence ATATTTTCTTCTAAAATCTTTAGAGTTGAGGTTGATGAGAGGGTTACCGAAGTTACAGAGATGCTTCCGGGTGCTAATTGCGGAGGTTGCGGTTATCCGGGCTGCGCTCAATTTGCTAAGGCTTTAGTTGCTGATGAAGCTCCTGTTGATGGCTGTTCTGTGGGCGGTGCTGCTACTGCTGAGGCTGTTGCTAAATATTTAGGAAAGGTTACTCCGCCTCAAAAAGAGAGAACGAGAGCTTATATATTTTGTCATGGGCATAAGGATATAGCTAAATCTAATCAGGTTTATAATGGTGCTCAGACTTGTGTATCTGCTGTTATGGCTGGAGGAAACAAGGACTGTTCTTATGGCTGTGTTGGTTTTTATGATTGTATGAAGGCTTGTGATTTTGGTGCTATTATTAAAAGTGAGACTGGGGTTCCTATTATAGTTGAAGATAAATGTGTCTCTTGCGGTGCTTGTGTGAAGGCTTGTCCTCAAAAACTTATAGAGATTCACCCTGTAGCTCAAAAGTTTCATGTATATTGTAAATCTAAAGACAAAGGTCCTATTGCTAAAAAGGCTTGTGATAAGGCTTGTATTGGATGCAGCATTTGTGTGAAAAACACTAAAGAGGGCGGCATGAGAATGGAGAATAATTTGGCTATAGTTAACTATGAAGATTATGCTATCACAGAAGAGAGTATAGCTAAATGTCCTACTAAAGCTATTACAGATGAGAGAGTTAATTCTGTAGTGAATTTATAA
- a CDS encoding DUF58 domain-containing protein, translating to MFRDSTITTKDILKSVRQIEIKTSRIVNSYFAGQYHSAFKGHGIEFDEVRKYNIGDDVRAMDWKVSARYNEPFIKRFREERELNVVILADFSASTDFGLTKTKHNLIVELSALLSFSALKNNDKVGLLIFTDTVEKFIPLNKGKNHVLRIIRELIEFEPKSAETNIANALEYFNKIQKRDSITFLITDACSDLPKKQIDITRKRNDFVVCLVNDKLEYEMPNLLGTLVLSDLENDEYVYFDMGNKNVREAYINEQSKILEDKLQFLKRNSIENIVLDTSSNYINEVMKFFIKRRK from the coding sequence ATGTTTAGAGACAGCACTATAACAACCAAAGATATACTAAAATCTGTTAGACAAATAGAAATAAAAACTTCGCGTATAGTAAACTCTTATTTTGCTGGACAGTATCATTCTGCTTTTAAGGGGCATGGTATAGAGTTTGATGAGGTGAGAAAGTATAATATTGGCGATGATGTGAGGGCTATGGATTGGAAGGTGAGTGCGAGGTATAATGAGCCTTTTATTAAAAGATTTAGAGAAGAGAGGGAGCTTAATGTTGTTATATTAGCTGACTTTTCTGCGTCTACTGATTTTGGACTTACAAAAACTAAACATAATCTTATTGTAGAACTTAGTGCTTTGCTTTCTTTTTCTGCTCTAAAAAACAATGACAAAGTAGGGCTTTTAATATTTACTGATACCGTTGAAAAGTTTATTCCTCTAAATAAAGGAAAAAATCATGTGCTTAGAATTATTAGAGAGCTTATAGAGTTTGAACCTAAAAGTGCTGAAACTAATATTGCTAATGCTTTAGAATATTTTAACAAGATACAAAAAAGAGATAGTATTACATTTCTTATAACGGATGCATGTTCTGACTTGCCTAAAAAACAGATAGACATTACAAGAAAGAGAAATGATTTTGTGGTTTGTTTGGTTAATGATAAATTGGAATATGAAATGCCTAATTTGCTTGGCACTTTAGTTTTATCAGATTTAGAGAATGATGAGTATGTTTATTTTGATATGGGTAACAAGAATGTGAGAGAGGCTTATATCAATGAGCAGAGTAAAATTCTTGAAGATAAATTACAGTTTTTAAAAAGAAACTCTATAGAAAATATAGTATTGGATACATCAAGTAATTATATTAATGAAGTTATGAAATTTTTTATTAAGAGAAGAAAATAG
- a CDS encoding peptide ABC transporter substrate-binding protein, translating to MNKAIKFLLLASSLFLFASCGGGGKYEEGVLRLNVGPEPQTIDPTLNSAIDGSMYIIHAFEGLAQKDKEGKIVGGVAESWDVSENGTKYVFHIRSNAKWSDGKPVVADDFVYSWRRAADPKTAANYSYQMEPLKNAKKITAGEMPVESLGVKAIDDNTLEVTLEAPTPYFDQLMAYPVYFPLRRDIVEANPDTWTMSADTYIGNGPFKMTERQIDSKIVMEVNTNYWNIDVIVPKKLIFILMDNPTSVVAGIKDGSIYFSDRVPAQDMDTLKEEGYLEIKPYLGLYYYSLNVTNETLKDKRVRRALALAIDRNYIVEQVTRGGQTPAAAVVPPQISDITGSFRENGMDSFSLKAEDYQKNIEEAKKLLAEAGYPNGENFPVLEFKTNPGEHTSVFEAIQQMWKNNLGIDTTIVSEEWAVFQASRYSRAYVIARNGWIGDYDDPMTFLGMFLSYSPQNVESYNSAIYDRLLANASATDDNTIRMPLLHKAEELFMEDMPIIPLYYYTLPLLVNDNLKDVQYDVLGKHKFFYAYYDNTAK from the coding sequence ATGAATAAGGCTATTAAGTTTTTATTATTGGCCTCTTCTTTATTTTTATTTGCGTCATGCGGCGGCGGCGGTAAATATGAAGAGGGTGTTTTGCGTTTGAATGTTGGTCCAGAGCCTCAAACTATAGACCCTACATTAAACTCTGCTATAGACGGAAGTATGTATATAATACATGCTTTTGAAGGTTTAGCACAAAAAGATAAAGAGGGTAAAATTGTAGGCGGTGTTGCTGAGAGTTGGGACGTTAGCGAGAACGGTACCAAATATGTATTTCATATTAGAAGCAATGCTAAGTGGTCTGATGGAAAGCCTGTTGTAGCTGATGATTTTGTATATAGCTGGAGAAGGGCTGCTGACCCTAAAACTGCTGCTAATTATAGTTATCAGATGGAGCCTTTAAAAAATGCTAAAAAGATTACTGCGGGTGAGATGCCTGTTGAATCTTTAGGAGTTAAGGCTATTGATGATAATACTTTAGAGGTTACTTTGGAAGCTCCTACTCCGTATTTTGACCAGCTTATGGCTTATCCTGTATATTTCCCTTTGAGAAGAGATATTGTTGAGGCTAATCCTGATACTTGGACTATGAGTGCGGATACTTATATTGGAAATGGTCCTTTTAAAATGACTGAAAGACAAATTGACAGTAAAATTGTGATGGAAGTTAATACTAATTATTGGAATATTGATGTTATAGTTCCTAAGAAGTTAATTTTTATATTGATGGATAACCCTACTTCTGTTGTTGCTGGTATAAAAGACGGTTCTATATATTTCTCTGACAGAGTACCTGCTCAAGATATGGATACATTAAAAGAAGAAGGATATTTAGAAATAAAACCTTATTTAGGTTTGTATTATTATAGTTTAAATGTTACTAATGAAACATTGAAAGATAAGAGAGTGAGAAGGGCATTAGCTTTGGCTATTGACAGAAATTATATAGTAGAGCAGGTTACAAGAGGCGGTCAAACTCCTGCTGCCGCTGTTGTTCCTCCGCAGATATCTGATATTACTGGAAGTTTTAGAGAAAATGGAATGGATAGTTTTAGTTTAAAAGCTGAAGATTATCAAAAAAACATAGAAGAGGCTAAAAAGTTATTAGCTGAAGCAGGTTATCCAAACGGAGAAAATTTTCCCGTGCTTGAGTTTAAAACTAATCCAGGAGAGCATACTTCTGTATTTGAAGCTATTCAGCAGATGTGGAAAAATAATTTAGGCATAGATACTACTATAGTAAGTGAAGAGTGGGCAGTATTTCAGGCATCACGTTACAGCAGAGCTTATGTTATAGCAAGAAATGGCTGGATTGGAGATTATGATGACCCTATGACTTTTTTGGGTATGTTTTTAAGTTACAGCCCTCAAAATGTTGAAAGCTATAATAGTGCTATATATGACAGATTATTGGCTAATGCTTCTGCTACAGATGATAATACTATAAGAATGCCTTTGCTACATAAAGCAGAAGAATTATTTATGGAAGACATGCCTATCATTCCTTTATATTATTATACTTTGCCTTTATTGGTAAATGATAATTTAAAAGATGTTCAGTATGATGTGCTTGGTAAACATAAGTTTTTCTATGCTTATTATGACAATACTGCAAAATAA
- a CDS encoding winged helix-turn-helix transcriptional regulator, producing MKKDNLKEKYMEDTGFAYTMSLISGKYKMIILYILSELKIVRYNELKRIISNISHKTLSVTLKELEKDDLISRKEYPQIPPKVEYSLSKRGKSLIPILDAICIWGEKNRK from the coding sequence ATGAAAAAAGATAATTTAAAAGAAAAATATATGGAAGATACAGGCTTTGCTTATACAATGTCTTTAATATCTGGTAAATATAAAATGATAATACTATATATATTATCAGAATTAAAGATTGTAAGATATAATGAATTAAAAAGAATAATATCAAACATATCTCATAAAACATTGAGTGTAACTTTAAAAGAATTAGAAAAAGATGATTTAATTAGCAGAAAAGAATATCCTCAAATACCACCAAAAGTGGAATATAGTTTATCAAAAAGAGGTAAATCTTTAATACCAATATTAGATGCTATATGTATCTGGGGCGAGAAAAACAGAAAATGA
- a CDS encoding flavodoxin family protein encodes MKKILILNGSPRLNGNTFSLIEEFTKGAKLNGNDVMRFDLDRMDIHCCKGCLRGGKNPDSPCSQKDDMLKIYPYYKEADILVLASPMYYWAFSAQLKIAIDRLFAVTEIDPNYKTPYKECFMLMAAEGNDENNSKPVIEYYNYLLNYLGWKDLGYLIAGGVFNAGDIKGKEELLNKAFEMGKFIL; translated from the coding sequence ATGAAAAAAATATTAATTTTAAATGGAAGCCCAAGATTAAACGGCAACACTTTTTCTTTAATAGAAGAATTTACAAAAGGTGCGAAACTTAATGGAAATGATGTAATGAGATTTGATTTAGACAGAATGGATATACATTGCTGTAAGGGCTGTTTGAGAGGAGGTAAAAATCCAGATAGCCCTTGTTCTCAAAAAGATGATATGTTGAAAATATACCCATATTATAAAGAAGCAGATATACTCGTTTTGGCTTCACCTATGTATTATTGGGCTTTTTCTGCTCAGTTAAAAATAGCTATAGACAGATTATTTGCTGTTACAGAAATAGACCCAAATTATAAAACTCCGTATAAAGAGTGTTTTATGCTTATGGCAGCAGAGGGAAATGATGAAAATAATTCTAAGCCTGTTATAGAATATTATAATTACTTATTAAATTATCTTGGTTGGAAAGATTTAGGATATTTGATAGCTGGTGGAGTGTTTAATGCTGGAGATATTAAAGGTAAAGAAGAATTATTAAACAAAGCTTTTGAAATGGGAAAATTTATATTATAA
- a CDS encoding HAD family hydrolase — MIKNIIFDLDGTLIDSIPDINDSVNKTLEYINFPSLDIEYTKKYVGNGAKLLIKRVLNHFADKYDKEYLESIENDVYNFYIDYYSKHSTDNTKLYDNVLETLTSLYKLNINMFIISNKPNEITITTAKKLNIYNYFKAVIGDGIYPYRKPDINIWYNLKRDYNLIEEESLMVGDGIPDYEFAKNANIKALIALYGITDKETLLNLKNDYYINNFKEVEDFVLGYDK, encoded by the coding sequence ATGATTAAAAATATAATATTTGATTTAGACGGAACATTGATAGATTCTATCCCAGATATAAATGATAGTGTAAATAAAACTTTGGAATATATAAATTTTCCAAGTTTGGATATAGAATACACAAAAAAGTATGTTGGCAATGGTGCTAAGCTTTTAATAAAGAGAGTGTTAAATCATTTTGCTGATAAATATGACAAAGAATATTTAGAAAGCATTGAAAATGATGTGTATAATTTTTATATTGATTATTATAGTAAACACTCTACAGACAATACAAAGCTTTATGATAATGTATTAGAAACACTTACATCACTTTATAAACTCAATATTAATATGTTTATAATATCAAATAAGCCAAATGAGATAACAATCACAACAGCAAAAAAACTAAATATATATAATTATTTTAAAGCTGTTATAGGCGATGGAATCTATCCTTATAGAAAGCCAGATATAAACATTTGGTATAATTTAAAAAGAGATTATAACTTAATAGAAGAAGAAAGTCTTATGGTGGGAGACGGTATTCCAGATTATGAGTTTGCAAAAAACGCCAACATAAAAGCATTAATTGCATTATACGGCATTACAGACAAAGAAACATTACTAAACTTAAAAAATGATTATTATATAAACAATTTCAAAGAAGTAGAAGATTTTGTATTAGGTTACGACAAGTAA
- the def gene encoding peptide deformylase: MIRELVIYGDERLKEKSSYVENVDEEILALIDDMFETMYKANGVGLAAVQVGILKRVIVISVPDFDDETKADFKLALINPEIIWHGEETEILEEGCLSFPKISDEVARYKEIKVKYIDTENKEQILEAKDYIAKVLQHEIDHTNGITFIDRLESYQKRRLKKELKELRITHKKTVSA, encoded by the coding sequence ATGATTAGAGAATTAGTGATTTATGGAGATGAGAGATTAAAAGAGAAATCATCTTATGTTGAAAATGTAGATGAAGAGATTTTAGCTTTAATAGATGATATGTTTGAAACTATGTATAAAGCTAATGGTGTTGGGCTTGCTGCGGTGCAGGTTGGAATATTAAAAAGAGTAATAGTAATATCTGTACCAGATTTTGATGATGAAACTAAAGCAGATTTTAAGTTGGCTTTAATTAACCCTGAAATAATTTGGCATGGTGAGGAGACTGAAATATTAGAAGAGGGCTGTTTATCTTTTCCTAAAATAAGCGATGAGGTTGCAAGATATAAAGAAATAAAAGTAAAATATATAGACACAGAAAATAAAGAACAAATATTAGAAGCTAAAGATTATATAGCTAAAGTTCTTCAGCATGAAATAGACCATACTAATGGAATTACTTTTATAGATAGACTTGAATCATATCAAAAAAGAAGATTAAAAAAAGAGCTAAAAGAACTTAGAATCACTCATAAAAAAACTGTTTCTGCATAA